The Corallococcus silvisoli genome contains the following window.
CAGAAGGGGCTCCTTCCAACGGAGAGGGACGCGCGCCCCAGCCTCCTCATTTCTTGGAATTGTTGCAAAGCGCTTCTCGCTTTCTCGATAATCGAGGCCGCGAAAGTAGTGAAAACCGGCTGAGGAAGGAACCCAGAGAATGCGCATCGTGAACAAGCTTCCCATCGCGGCGGTGTTTGCCCTGTTGCTCGGCGGTTGCGGAGCGTCGGAGACGGACCTGGGCGGCGAAGACGTCGCGAGTCAGCTCGAGCAGGACTTCGGCGGCCCGAGCGGTCTCATGGAGTTCTTCGACAGCCACACGGAGCAGGAGATCCGGGAGGCGATGAAGCCGTACGGCGTTGGATACACCCTCCATGGAGGCGTCACCCAGGCGGTGATCAGCGACTGTCCGAAGTACTTCCCGGCGGGTGACCGGAACATCTGGCACAACTTCGACGGCGAGTACTACTTCATCGACAGCGCGGGCCGGCCGAACCGGGCCTACAAGAACCTGCCACCGATTGTCGCCGCGCCGCGCGTCGACTCCTGTCAGACGAACGTGGGGCAGTGGGGCGACGCGGAAGACCCCAGCAACGATTATGACGGGGGACACCTCATCGGCTCGCAGCTCGGGGGCTGGGGCGGGCGGGCGAACCTGGTGCCTCAGGATGCCAACTTCAACCGTGGCAACTGGCTGCAGTTGGAGAACAAGATGGCCAAGTGCGGGAGCCTGCCGAGCAACCGGCTGCGCTACACCATCGGTGCGAACTACCCGAACTCCACCGCGCTCGTCCCCAACAACATGACGATGGAGCTCCGGAACCAGTCCTCGGGCGCCACCGTGTCCATGTCCTTCTCGAACAC
Protein-coding sequences here:
- a CDS encoding DNA/RNA non-specific endonuclease, translating into MRIVNKLPIAAVFALLLGGCGASETDLGGEDVASQLEQDFGGPSGLMEFFDSHTEQEIREAMKPYGVGYTLHGGVTQAVISDCPKYFPAGDRNIWHNFDGEYYFIDSAGRPNRAYKNLPPIVAAPRVDSCQTNVGQWGDAEDPSNDYDGGHLIGSQLGGWGGRANLVPQDANFNRGNWLQLENKMAKCGSLPSNRLRYTIGANYPNSTALVPNNMTMELRNQSSGATVSMSFSNTDSGGSNGTSERTKGVNWLASQGCN